The Desulfurellaceae bacterium genome has a window encoding:
- a CDS encoding amidohydrolase family protein, with translation MGVDQSLLYPTWFAEGFPLVKDPDSAAALARAYNSWMADFCAVAPERLYAAAMIPLQNMDYARAELRRIADMTCFRAVFLRPMFVEGRYYTHPYYDPFWAELEQLDLSLAVHPGSGLWNAEWSCHAPFIEKIKQRLNQVTLFREAGGGPFAGGGNGPNFTFAAQPGLGHPVAPILSPWLDNHMFVAATLIGFTVMQRYPKLKVVMAGGQASWMEEVLEKMEASTLTIPPLHYYPVRTDVEAMWEEGRVLLAFDAEERLIQKLPHIFAHKIVWGSRYPQQDTTSAWDAIETLSQAAVDEASQARMLGGNAAEQFGVQLVNTLSA, from the coding sequence ATGGGTGTGGACCAGAGCCTGCTGTATCCGACCTGGTTTGCCGAGGGCTTTCCTCTGGTCAAAGACCCCGACAGCGCTGCGGCCCTGGCCCGGGCCTACAACAGCTGGATGGCCGACTTTTGCGCCGTCGCGCCCGAGCGGCTGTATGCCGCAGCCATGATTCCTCTGCAAAACATGGACTATGCCCGGGCCGAGCTGCGGCGGATCGCCGACATGACCTGCTTTCGGGCTGTTTTTCTGCGGCCCATGTTTGTCGAGGGCCGCTACTACACCCACCCCTACTACGATCCGTTCTGGGCCGAGCTTGAGCAGCTTGACCTGAGCCTGGCCGTCCATCCGGGGAGCGGCCTGTGGAATGCGGAGTGGAGCTGCCACGCGCCGTTTATCGAAAAGATCAAGCAGCGTCTCAACCAGGTCACCCTGTTCAGGGAGGCCGGTGGCGGCCCGTTTGCCGGCGGCGGCAATGGCCCGAATTTCACCTTTGCGGCCCAGCCGGGGCTCGGTCACCCGGTTGCGCCCATCCTGTCTCCGTGGCTCGACAATCATATGTTCGTAGCTGCGACCCTGATCGGCTTCACCGTCATGCAACGCTATCCCAAGCTCAAGGTGGTGATGGCCGGCGGCCAGGCGTCGTGGATGGAAGAGGTGCTGGAGAAGATGGAGGCATCGACGCTGACCATTCCGCCGCTGCACTACTATCCGGTCCGGACCGATGTCGAAGCCATGTGGGAGGAGGGTCGGGTGCTGCTGGCCTTTGACGCCGAGGAGCGCCTGATCCAGAAGCTGCCGCATATCTTCGCCCACAAGATCGTGTGGGGCTCACGCTATCCGCAGCAGGACACGACCAGCGCCTGGGACGCGATCGAGACCCTGAGCCAGGCTGCTGTCGATGAGGCGAGCCAGGCCCGCATGCTGGGCGGCAATGCGGCCGAACAGTTCGGCGTTCAGCTGGTGAACACACTGAGCGCGTAA
- a CDS encoding Gfo/Idh/MocA family oxidoreductase → MADTIRVGIIGANPDRSWALRAHIPALASLPQYTLQAVSTSRRESADAAAEKFRAPLAFDNHEQLVGHPDVDLVVVSVKVPHHHQLVMAALEAGKPVFCEWPLGNGLDEAREMAELARRKQVCTAVGLQARAAPVINRVRDLVAQGYVGTVLSTSVVASGLAYGEVVEPAAAYLLDRANGANLLTIASGHFLDALCYCLGEFEELGATLATRRPEVTLARTDERLPATSPDQVVVSGRLQGGAVASVHFRGGRSRGTNLLWEINGTDGDLLVSGAGGHVQMLDLTLQGGQGTDDGLAPLPMPDTYRWAPAETPPGFPLNVAQLYVQLASDMQQGTRLSVDFDAAVVRHRMIAAIQTAAETDTRQTYVSEA, encoded by the coding sequence ATGGCTGACACAATACGGGTGGGAATCATTGGCGCCAACCCGGACCGCAGCTGGGCGCTACGGGCGCATATTCCGGCTCTGGCGTCTCTGCCCCAGTATACCCTGCAGGCGGTAAGCACCAGCCGCCGCGAGTCCGCAGACGCTGCGGCCGAAAAATTCAGGGCGCCGCTGGCCTTTGATAACCACGAGCAGCTGGTCGGCCATCCAGATGTCGATCTGGTGGTGGTGTCGGTCAAGGTGCCCCACCATCACCAGCTGGTGATGGCCGCGCTCGAAGCGGGCAAGCCCGTGTTTTGCGAGTGGCCGCTGGGCAACGGGTTGGACGAGGCGCGGGAGATGGCCGAACTGGCCCGCCGCAAGCAGGTGTGTACTGCGGTCGGTCTGCAAGCCCGTGCGGCACCGGTCATCAACCGGGTGCGCGACCTGGTCGCCCAGGGCTATGTGGGCACGGTTTTGTCGACCAGCGTGGTCGCCTCGGGGCTGGCCTACGGCGAAGTTGTTGAGCCGGCTGCGGCCTATCTGCTGGACCGGGCCAACGGGGCGAATCTGCTGACAATTGCCAGCGGGCATTTCCTGGACGCGCTATGTTACTGTCTGGGCGAGTTCGAGGAGCTGGGGGCGACGCTGGCGACCCGCAGACCGGAGGTCACACTCGCCAGAACGGACGAGCGCCTGCCCGCCACCTCGCCCGATCAGGTCGTGGTCAGCGGCCGCTTGCAGGGTGGGGCGGTCGCCTCGGTCCATTTTCGGGGCGGCCGGTCGCGGGGCACCAACCTGCTGTGGGAGATCAACGGCACGGACGGTGATCTGCTGGTCAGCGGAGCCGGGGGCCACGTCCAGATGCTGGACCTGACGCTCCAGGGCGGCCAGGGCACGGACGACGGCCTGGCGCCGCTGCCCATGCCCGATACGTACCGCTGGGCGCCGGCGGAAACGCCGCCGGGCTTTCCCTTGAACGTCGCCCAGCTGTACGTGCAGCTGGCCAGCGATATGCAGCAGGGGACGCGCCTGAGCGTTGATTTTGACGCGGCGGTGGTGCGCCACCGGATGATAGCGGCGATTCAGACTGCGGCCGAGACCGATACCCGCCAGACGTATGTGTCCGAGGCCTGA